The sequence GGGCCAGGCTAGGAGTGCGTCGACATCGAGGGGTCTCACGCCGGCTCCCAGGGAAGGGCGCCCTGATGGGCCTGCAGCTCTGCCAACCACGCTCTCATGTCGTTGCCCCGTATAACAATAAAGGCCAGTTGTAGAAACTGGTAGATCAACCAGTATGCCAGTTAGTTCAATCGGTATTATGAGGGTTTTTACTTAGGATTGCTGGCCATCTGGAAAGCAATGAATCGGCGCCGAACAGCCAGACTGGTCAGGCTCGCTATGATTGCTGGTCGTCCCTCTTTGGCGCCCTGAGGCCTGAGCTTCAGTCCGCCGTCAGGTCGGTCCACACCACTCATCCCTAGGAGCCTTCATGCCTGAACGTAAGCTCGCCGCGTCGCGCACCCGCAAACCGCCAGCGAGCGCCCATTCGACCGCGCCGCGCAAGTCGCCCGATCCGGGCAAGGAGCCGTCGGGCACAGCTAGACAGCGCATCCTGCTGATTGCCAGCACGAAGTTTGCGCAGCACGGATTTGAAGCGGTTTCCACGGGAGAGATTGCCCGTGCCGCCGATATGTCGCAGGCAATCATCCACTACCATTTCGGTACGAAGGAAGAACTCTGGCGAGAGAGCATCACCTTCATGATGGCGGACTTGGACCAGCGCTTTCCCCTTCACATGAGCGAGTTGCGGGACCTCGACCCGCTGATGCGGCTCAAGGTGATGATCCGGCGATTTATCGCGCTCAGCGCCTACCAGCCGAATCTCGCGCGAATCCTCGTACATGAAACCTTGGCTGAGAGCCCCAGACTGAAGTGGCTGGTAGACACCTTCGTGCGGGCCCGCCTGCTGGCCTTGGACGAAACCCTGCGCCAGGCGAACGCGACAG is a genomic window of Variovorax sp. V213 containing:
- a CDS encoding TetR/AcrR family transcriptional regulator, which translates into the protein MPERKLAASRTRKPPASAHSTAPRKSPDPGKEPSGTARQRILLIASTKFAQHGFEAVSTGEIARAADMSQAIIHYHFGTKEELWRESITFMMADLDQRFPLHMSELRDLDPLMRLKVMIRRFIALSAYQPNLARILVHETLAESPRLKWLVDTFVRARLLALDETLRQANATGTTKLIPTYIATNAIVNACSFIFSLAPLIRMVHNVEVQTDQAVAEISDNLLEMLLHGLSQR